The Magnolia sinica isolate HGM2019 chromosome 9, MsV1, whole genome shotgun sequence genome contains a region encoding:
- the LOC131255562 gene encoding uncharacterized protein LOC131255562 isoform X1: MSLLMRETQWDLTLKNGSFLRVLQYLFHLLLIHLLQYPSCLRVEPKHTVLVHAAARGVGSLLCHWAHAFGATVIGIVSTEAKAAQAAEDGCHRVIIYNKEDFVSRVDEITFGEGVNVVYDSIEKDTFQVKCFITKS; the protein is encoded by the exons ATGTCGTTGCTTATGCGGGAAACCCAATGGGATCTTACACTCAAGAACGGATCCTTCCTGCGAGTGTTGCAGTACCTGTTCCACCTTCTATTGATCCACTTGTTGCAGTATCCATCATGCTTAAGG GTTGAACCCAAGCACACTGTCCTTGTCCATGCAGCAGCTAGAGGTGTTGGGTCTCTACTCTGCCATTGGGCACATGCTTTTGGTGCCACTGTCATTGGAATAGTGTCAACCGAAGCCAAAGCAGCTCAAGCGGCTGAGGATGGATGCCACCGTGTCATAATCTACAACAAAGAGGACTTCGTCAGCAGGGTTGATGAGATAACATTCGGCGAAGGAGTCAACGTCGTCTATGATTCTATTGAGAAAGACACATTCCAGGTGAAATGTTTTATCACAAAAAGTTGA
- the LOC131255562 gene encoding uncharacterized protein LOC131255562 isoform X2 — MHLQQGELQHNGKAIFDLVSCEAVGVVTDVGPGLTGMKVGDVVAYAGNPMGSYTQERILPASVAVPVPPSIDPLVAVSIMLKG, encoded by the exons ATGCATTTACAGCAGGGCGAGCTGCAGCATAATGGAAAGGCCATCTTTGATCTTGTTA GCTGTGAGGCAGTTGGAGTGGTGACAGATGTGGGACCTGGACTGACTGGCATGAAAGTGGGGGATGTCGTTGCTTATGCGGGAAACCCAATGGGATCTTACACTCAAGAACGGATCCTTCCTGCGAGTGTTGCAGTACCTGTTCCACCTTCTATTGATCCACTTGTTGCAGTATCCATCATGCTTAAGG GTTGA